In Caldisericaceae bacterium, the following proteins share a genomic window:
- the rplI gene encoding 50S ribosomal protein L9: MKIKVLLLSNVKGLGNAKSIVSVSKGYALNYLIPKGLAKLVDEDTALNIIDESKNVEERKITQAKNEKEILESKELIFKANAGLNDILFGSITSKDIEEKIKKLFGLEIDRKKIVLENPIKKLGVYKIPVKLYKDIQAELKIRVEKE; encoded by the coding sequence ATGAAGATAAAGGTTTTGCTTTTATCAAACGTAAAAGGTCTAGGGAATGCAAAGAGCATAGTCTCAGTTTCTAAGGGCTATGCTCTTAATTATCTTATTCCAAAAGGCCTTGCAAAACTCGTCGATGAAGATACTGCACTTAACATTATTGACGAGAGCAAAAACGTTGAGGAAAGAAAAATAACCCAGGCAAAAAACGAAAAAGAGATCCTCGAATCAAAAGAGTTAATATTCAAAGCAAATGCAGGCTTAAACGATATCCTATTTGGCTCAATTACATCAAAAGATATTGAGGAAAAAATTAAAAAGTTGTTCGGACTTGAAATAGACCGTAAAAAAATCGTCCTTGAAAACCCAATCAAAAAACTCGGAGTTTATAAAATACCTGTAAAACTTTACAAAGACATTCAGGCAGAACTAAAAATTAGAGTTGAGAAAGAATAA
- the dnaB gene encoding replicative DNA helicase, with protein MAEEFKKLPPFSIEAEQSVIGAMLIDEEAVYKVIEILKEEDFYRPEHAKIMKAIKDLSLRGLPIDIVSVVESLEKMGYLDEVGGSTYIAQLAAFVPNAANVEYYAKIVKNKAILRELIKAGGEISDLGFNESLDIDEVLDLAEQKIFNIAQEKTQTFFIRIKDFLHEHFEEIENRYKRKLGVSGIPSGYPTLDKITGGFQNSDLIIIAARPSVGKTSFALNIATNIASKENLPVGFFSLEMSKEQLLERMLCSEAKVDMQRLKTGYLRDEDFSKITEAYSELYEAPIYIDDSPDVTLTDIRTKSRRLKIEAKVGIIFVDYLQLIRSEQRVENRVLEISQITRGLKNLARELNIPVVVLSQLSRAVEKREDKKPMLSDLRESGSIEQDADVVIFLHIPDEAERERVEVLVAKQRNGPQGQCRLLFQSEYTKFVEIIEQF; from the coding sequence ATGGCAGAAGAATTCAAAAAACTCCCCCCGTTCTCAATTGAGGCAGAGCAATCTGTTATTGGTGCAATGCTTATAGATGAAGAAGCCGTCTATAAGGTAATTGAAATCTTAAAAGAAGAAGATTTTTACCGCCCAGAACATGCAAAAATAATGAAAGCAATAAAAGATCTCTCTCTTAGAGGTTTGCCAATTGATATTGTTTCAGTTGTAGAATCACTTGAAAAAATGGGTTATCTTGATGAAGTGGGTGGCTCAACTTACATTGCACAACTTGCAGCCTTTGTGCCAAATGCAGCAAATGTTGAATACTATGCAAAAATTGTAAAAAACAAGGCAATACTGAGAGAGCTCATTAAAGCAGGGGGAGAAATATCAGATTTAGGTTTTAATGAATCTCTTGACATTGATGAAGTTTTAGACCTTGCAGAGCAAAAAATTTTTAACATCGCACAAGAAAAAACTCAAACGTTCTTTATAAGAATAAAAGATTTTCTACACGAACATTTTGAAGAAATTGAAAATAGATACAAAAGAAAATTAGGCGTTTCTGGAATACCTTCGGGATATCCAACACTTGACAAAATAACAGGTGGGTTTCAAAATTCAGACCTTATCATAATTGCAGCACGACCAAGCGTTGGAAAAACTTCTTTTGCATTAAATATTGCAACGAATATTGCAAGTAAAGAGAACCTTCCTGTTGGATTTTTTTCCTTAGAAATGTCAAAAGAACAACTTCTTGAAAGGATGCTCTGCTCAGAAGCAAAAGTTGATATGCAAAGGTTAAAAACAGGTTATCTAAGAGATGAAGACTTTAGTAAAATTACAGAGGCCTATTCAGAGCTATACGAAGCACCAATCTACATAGATGATAGCCCTGATGTAACTCTTACAGACATACGCACAAAGTCAAGAAGGTTAAAGATAGAAGCAAAAGTTGGCATTATTTTCGTAGATTACCTTCAACTGATACGTTCAGAGCAGAGAGTAGAAAATAGAGTGCTTGAGATATCGCAAATTACAAGAGGTTTAAAAAATCTTGCAAGAGAACTTAATATACCCGTTGTAGTTTTATCACAGTTAAGTAGAGCAGTAGAAAAAAGAGAAGATAAAAAACCAATGCTTTCAGATTTAAGAGAAAGTGGTTCAATTGAACAGGATGCAGATGTTGTAATTTTCTTACACATTCCAGATGAAGCCGAAAGGGAAAGAGTAGAAGTTTTAGTTGCAAAACAAAGAAATGGTCCACAAGGCCAATGCAGATTGCTTTTCCAGTCGGAATACACAAAATTTGTAGAAATCATTGAACAGTTCTAA